From Carya illinoinensis cultivar Pawnee chromosome 5, C.illinoinensisPawnee_v1, whole genome shotgun sequence, one genomic window encodes:
- the LOC122310249 gene encoding uncharacterized protein LOC122310249, which translates to MISDNQSEIKYHSGKANVVANAFSCKTQADLPYLLAGMWELLIGKLLRDAMLFVVQEIVPLTKEENIKEQGKDDKLERLQQRILRSEGLEHFSISKDGMLCYKERKVIPSVSKLKEEILKEAHCTRYATHLGSTKIYRDLKGQF; encoded by the coding sequence ATGATTAGTGACAACCAGTCTGAAATTAAGTATCACTCCGGAAAAGCCAATGTGGTAGCAAATGCCTTTAGTTGTAAGACTCAGGCCGACCTGCCATATCTTTTGGCAGGAATGTGGGAACTACTGATTGGTAAGCTGCTAAGAGATGCTATGTTATTCGTGGTGCAAGAGATTGTACCATTAACTaaggaggaaaatattaaagaacAGGGCAAGGATGATAAATTGGAAAGGCTTCAACAGAGAATTCTAAGATCTGAAGGGCTGGAGCATTTTTCAATTAGTAAAGATGGAATGTTGTGTTACAAGGAGAGGAAAGTGATTCCTAGTGTTTCGAAATTAAAAGAGGAGATTTTGAAGGAAGCCCATTGCACACGTTATGCTACTCATCTTGGTAGCACCAAAATTTATCGGGATTTGAAGGGTCAGTTTTGA